The window AGCTCCGACGGGCATACCGTTCGCTCGAACCGGTCGAAATCACCCGTGATATGATCGACGATCTTGCCGAAAGCGCGCGTCTCGCGCCGTCCTGCTTCAATAACCAGCCGTGGAACTTTGTTTTTGTGACCGATAAAGAGCAACTGCGGAAACTGTTCGGCTGTCTTACGAAGGGCAACGAATGGATTCAGCGGGCGTCGATGATAGCCGCGGTGTTCGGCAGTAAGGATAAGGACTGTATAGTGAAGGAACGGGAGTATTACCTGTTCGATATCGGGATGTCGGTGGCAAATATCCTTTTGCGGGCGACCGAAATGGGTCTGGTGGCGCATCCTATCGCCGGATTTAACGAGGAATGTGTCAAAGAAACGCTTGGGATACCGATGGAATCCCGGATGATCACGCTCATCAATTTCGGGAAAAAGTCTGATGAAATTAACCCCGTCCTTTCGGACAGCCAGCGGCTTGCGGAGGCCGAACGTCCGCCGCGGAAGGAACTGAAAGATTTTGTTTATTATGATCACTTCTAATAACCCTCTTTTCAATTAGATTATTAAGGAAAAGAGGACAAGGAAGTGACCATTGGGCGTATTTTAAAGATATATCATTAATAATGTTATAAATGTTAATAGTTTATGCGTCAGTCCCCGCAAGGGGGAAACCGCCCTTATAATAAAGTGAAATGACGATTTATTGCTTGTAAAATTGCAGGCGATTCGCTATAATAAGTAAAACAATGGAGGGCATTATGCAGAAATATAAGTGTGAAGTATGCGATTGGATTTACGACCCCGCGGTCGGCGACCCTGACGGAGGTATCGCCCCGGGAACCCCGTTTGAAAAAATCCCCGACACATGGTCATGCCCGGTGTGCGGCGCGGATAAGGGGAGTTTTGTTCCCGTCGATTAATCGCTCAGAACGAAATATCGATCTTCCCGCGAGTGAGCCTGAATAGATACGGAGAAATTATTGAAAGAAAGGAAGGAAAAGCTCTTGTGGGAGAGAAGCCATTATTATCAGTTTCTAAAGACTGAACTGGGATCGGGAGAGTGCACCGAGAAAGATGTGCTATGCCATCTTCCCGACTTCTATATGCTCCTCGCGGACTTGTTAAACATGATCCAGCTCGACCGTGAAGACAGAGCCTATGTCTGCGCGGCGCTGGGTTATCTGGTCGCGCCCGCCGACTGGATACCCGAACTCATTCACGGGCCGGACGGGTATATCGACGATCTGTTCGTGACCGTCTATGTGGTCGACCGTCTTGTCGCGAAATACGGTATCGGTCCGATAAAAAGCCTCTGGGAAGGCGAGGGAGATTTTGAAACGGTCTACCCGCGTTGTCTGGAATATTCCCATGAGAAGGTCGAAAAGCTCGGCCTGACCGATAAAGTGCTCAAGTATGTAGGCCTTATCTAAAAAATCCCGCCATAATAACATTTTCATCCATGTAAATATCAATCAATCCTTCAGTTATCCCGAAAATTAGCGATAATATACTGACTGTCATATCAATCATTGATACGGAGGAAATATGGGCCGCAATAAGGAACAGAACGAGAAAAACCGTGAGAAAAGCCGCGCCGCGATAGTAGCAGCGGCGAAGAAGTGTTTCGCCGAGACGGGATATGTCAATACGAAGATGTCGGATGTCGCGAACGCCGCCGGGATGAGCTACGGCAACGTGTACTGGTACTTTCCCACTAAGGAGGAACTGCTGAAGACGATCCTCGAGGACGGATTCGCGGCGCGTGAGAAACTGATCGCCGATTCGTTCCTGACCGGGGGCAGCAGTATCGATAAGATCGGGGGGATTATCGACGGGTATATCAACCTGTACCGTAACGATTCCGAATTCGCGGCGATTTACACGTCTCTCCTCGCGCTCGGCGGGACTGAGTTCTTCAGGAGCCTCGGCCTCGACGCGGAAGCGCTGGTGCGCGGGCAAAGCGAGCTCCTGATATCCGTGTTCAAGCTCGCCGTTCAGCAGAAGACTGTGGTCGGGATCGCCCCGGAGACGCTGTCGGCGCTATTCCTGTCGTTCTTCAACGGCGTGATGATCACCTATCGGAACCAGCTCGCGCTTCTGCCCCAGGCGGAAATCCGTAACTCCGCGCTCCGGCTGATCGGGCAGGAGAGCGTGTTTTATCTGTAATATTTTCATTTATTTGCTTTTTCTTAATATTTTTTATACTATTATTCGTATAAATATATTTATGGAG of the Brevinematales bacterium genome contains:
- a CDS encoding nitroreductase family protein, with product MDVKKAIELRRAYRSLEPVEITRDMIDDLAESARLAPSCFNNQPWNFVFVTDKEQLRKLFGCLTKGNEWIQRASMIAAVFGSKDKDCIVKEREYYLFDIGMSVANILLRATEMGLVAHPIAGFNEECVKETLGIPMESRMITLINFGKKSDEINPVLSDSQRLAEAERPPRKELKDFVYYDHF
- a CDS encoding rubredoxin, with amino-acid sequence MQKYKCEVCDWIYDPAVGDPDGGIAPGTPFEKIPDTWSCPVCGADKGSFVPVD
- a CDS encoding DUF1232 domain-containing protein; this translates as MKERKEKLLWERSHYYQFLKTELGSGECTEKDVLCHLPDFYMLLADLLNMIQLDREDRAYVCAALGYLVAPADWIPELIHGPDGYIDDLFVTVYVVDRLVAKYGIGPIKSLWEGEGDFETVYPRCLEYSHEKVEKLGLTDKVLKYVGLI
- a CDS encoding TetR/AcrR family transcriptional regulator, giving the protein MGRNKEQNEKNREKSRAAIVAAAKKCFAETGYVNTKMSDVANAAGMSYGNVYWYFPTKEELLKTILEDGFAAREKLIADSFLTGGSSIDKIGGIIDGYINLYRNDSEFAAIYTSLLALGGTEFFRSLGLDAEALVRGQSELLISVFKLAVQQKTVVGIAPETLSALFLSFFNGVMITYRNQLALLPQAEIRNSALRLIGQESVFYL